Within Apteryx mantelli isolate bAptMan1 chromosome 10, bAptMan1.hap1, whole genome shotgun sequence, the genomic segment CCTTGCACACATTTTGCACTTTTTCTATTTTCTGGAAGGGAAGGGTCTTCCTCCAGGCCTGGGATACACTCACTGCATCTCTGGACCCAATGTCGAATGCCTTTGTTCCTTGCCCCTTCCCATGGGTGATGTTGTGAACCCACTTCTGAAGTTCTGGTGTGAAATGGAGTTCTGCAAACCTGTACATCTGAGCAGCCTTTGCTAGTGGGTCTCTGACAATGTCTTCGTAGCGAACCAGCAGGTAGCGGTCTTTGAGGAAGCTGGGAATGGCCTGGCTGCCCGCTTTGTAAATCTCAACATGGCTTTTACAGATTTCCTGCATTGTGTTGTAGGGTCCCATTTCTCCCTTTGACTTCTGGGCCCCCACAACAATGTTACTGTCACGTGTAAGGTCAGCCACTGTATTCTCCCGGGACCTGAACACAGCACGAGGATCACGCACTAAGTGAATGATTTTGAGGTTCAGAGAGGGATCAGTGAGAAGCGGGTAGAGAACTTTCAGGTCGAAGAACCGGACCTCCTTGACGGCAATGTGGCTGTAGGTTTTACAGGCTTCCTCCACCTTGCTGAAAGGGTACTTGCCACAGATTGTCCTGCAGTCGCCTGCAGTTATTATGTCACTGCGGCTGAATGAGTTACAGGCAGGGGGGGAGCAC encodes:
- the LOC106498812 gene encoding carbohydrate sulfotransferase 4-like; the encoded protein is MLNDNGKVPCLSIATVMKSKGVQVLVILVVLSFGLVHFHFLPCSNNAPTEEKPSPVHILILSSWRSGSSFTGQIFSQHPRVFYLMEPAWHVWVTMYQNSAKVLHMAVRDLVRSVFLCDMSVFDAYMSSQKKKSDLFQWETSRALCSPPACNSFSRSDIITAGDCRTICGKYPFSKVEEACKTYSHIAVKEVRFFDLKVLYPLLTDPSLNLKIIHLVRDPRAVFRSRENTVADLTRDSNIVVGAQKSKGEMGPYNTMQEICKSHVEIYKAGSQAIPSFLKDRYLLVRYEDIVRDPLAKAAQMYRFAELHFTPELQKWVHNITHGKGQGTKAFDIGSRDAVSVSQAWRKTLPFQKIEKVQNVCKDAMDLLGYRLVQSEEEQKNMSLNLLFAQNSSE